Proteins encoded together in one Impatiens glandulifera chromosome 1, dImpGla2.1, whole genome shotgun sequence window:
- the LOC124921113 gene encoding Werner Syndrome-like exonuclease — MFPDWDRPFTDQEINAIDAVLSSASSSSSASAPSNNRHVEVLDDCRPVLRRRLPGSIAGLQPDVSVSRKKDDGISESKSRLVETPKSSKLLPCSKNRLYDLYNRPCQTKVTMNYPDINFKGRIIYSKTFFEVEKATLELLESCETKKNEAGVVVLGLDIEWKPTFKKGVPPGKAAVLQICADTSSCHVMHIIHSGIPHCLKSLLENPAFVKVGVGISNDAVKLFSDHNASVQPLEDLSFIANQKLVGGKTKNWSLSALTEMLICKRLAKPGKIRLGNWAANILSKKQIQYAATDAYVSWYIYQVLKNLPDPVDSEKQELPDPVDSTKQELDVVILE; from the exons ATGTTTCCAGACTGGGATCGACCTTTCACCGACCAAGAAATTAACGCAATCGATGCCGTATTAAGTTCTGCTTCATCTTCCTCCTCAGCCTCCGCACCCTCTAATAACCGCCACGTCGAGGTCCTCGATGACTGCCGTCCTGTTCTTCGACGCCGTTTACCAGGATCGATCGCTGGGTTACAACCAGATGTCTCAGTTTCCAGAAAAAAAGACGATGGTATCTCTGAAAGTAAAAGCAGGCTTGTGGAAACCCCGAAATCTTCCAAGCTATTGCCTTGTTCCAAGAATCGACTCTATGATCTCTATAACCGACCTTGTCAAA CTAAGGTAACAATGAACTATCCAGACATTAATTTCAAAGGACGCATCATATACAGCAAAACATTTTTTGAGGTAGAGAAAGCTACATTGGAGCTTTTAGAGAGTTGTGAAACCAAAAAGAATGAAGCAGGTGTAGTGGTTCTTGGTCTTGACATTGAATGGAAACCCACATTTAAAAAAG GTGTTCCTCCTGGTAAGGCTGCAGTTTTGCAGATATGTGCAGACACTAGTTCATGCCATGTTATGCATATTATCCATTCTGGAATTCCACATTGTTTGAAATCCCTTCTCGAAAACCCTGCATTCGTTAAG GTTGGAGTTGGTATTTCCAATGATGCTGTTAAACTATTTTCTGATCACAATGCATCAGTTCAACCTTTGGAAGATCTGTCTTTTATAGCCAACCAAAAGCTTGTTGGTGGTAAGACAAAGAATTGGAGCTTATCTGCACTAACTGAAATGCTTATATGCAAACGG CTTGCTAAGCCTGGTAAAATAAGACTTGGTAACTGGGCAGCTAATATTTTGTCCAAGAAACAGATTCAATATGCTGCTACAGATGCATATGTCTCTTGGTATATATATCAG GTGCTTAAGAACCTCCCAGATCCTGTTGACAGCGAAAAGCAAGAACTCCCAGATCCTGTTGACAGCACAAAGCAAGAACTCGATGTAGTTATATTGGAGTGA